One Carassius auratus strain Wakin chromosome 39, ASM336829v1, whole genome shotgun sequence genomic window, ttaagttattatttgtAAAGAGCATACTGTGTATACATACTGTAAATTGTATTGTGTCAgaatttgggggtgggggggtgcgCATAAAGTAATGTTATAAAGTTAATAACAGTAAGAAATAAAAATTGTGATTATATATAGACTGTCATTAAAATTatgtgatatatataatatatattctctCTCTATTTGTATTTTAGTGGGtatgaaaaaaaatcactttttaataaaagtaaatgttttaataatttgcttGAGGTTTAGTAATAACAACATAAAAGCCATTTTaggatattttttaatattgtaatatcactttagaccccccccccctcctcttttttttcttttttgtaataattgttcttttttaaaatacaggGCTATATTGTAGGAAGGGGTCAAAAAGTCTGAAACGCCCttatttaaaatatcacattAAATCTAGAATACTGAAAGTACATTATTAGATTAAAATATCCCACTGAGAGCGTTGGAAATAATCTGAGAGTGCATCATTGTCCAGATGTCCGTCAGTTCCTACCTTCAGCCGCCGTCGCCTCCGATGGACCCTTCACCTGCACCAAACGCCAGGGTCGTTCACCTGAAACGCGTCCTTCTCGCAAGCAATCAAACAATAACGATCAGACTTAAACTCACGTTCTCAGTTTATAAGATTATGACATAATGAGATTATGTCATTTAATCAGCCAAACACATACCGGGCATGATGTGTCCTTCTCCTGTATTTTTCTCGATTACTGTTCCTCGCTGATCACTAACATGACTGAGGTGATGATCGATCGAGACCTGCTGATGGCGCACGAGAGCAGGAGCTAAAGTGTCTTATTTTATAAGAATATTATTTGATATTGTTTGTAAGAACATCCCAAGTAGCAAGGTATCATTTTGAGTTGTTTGAAGACaagaagaacatttttaattacatttattcatttattctgaATCATGAAATCattgtataaatgtttaaaaattgtaCATTTTGTGTCGCTCATGTGTTTTCAGTGAAGAGCTGGCACGATCATATTTAGCTACTTTATACATAGCTATGACATTTTCTTAACACaccgaccaaaaaaaaaaaaaaggaaaaaaaatccagtacatttatttatgtttcgtatattttatttacattaaagacACGATGTCATTTCTCAATTTGCAAATATATACTGAAAATAACTATTAGTAACATATGAGAAACATAGTGGATAACATTTATGAACAAAATACTTTAAAGTGTCCTCGGGTTCTGTTTCAATCCAGTTACCAACCCcacattaaaatgaaagaaaaccatgaaaacaaaattattatgaaatcataaaAGTGTCTCCTCTTTGTATCAATTTCTTATATTTTGGTCAGTAGAGGGCGATCTTAAACAGACAACCCTATACCATGAttgaaatttattattattgaaaataatattagGCTTTTTGTAGACATGTCACAATTAAGTTCTCTTTCTTacataaaaacactttacagtTCCGTAACATATAGCCACTAAAACGATCTGCCCGAAATGTCACAACAATTAATACTTAACGACAATAAATGTTCAAGATCTTAAATAAAAATCACCTTTTCAAAATAGAAAAGGTGCCTACACAGCTACGTTTGTGGTTTTATACCCTACATAAAATCTTGATATTCACAATTGGGATCCGGTTTATTTGCAGAAGGTTGGTCCCATTCGGCTACCCCACGATGCACGTGCACCCCACGGCGATGCTCTCCACCACCGATCTGTAACGGGGAACGCATTTCTTGTTCTTCGTCGGTTTCCTGGTTGGCCGGTGGCACAGGATTCTGCGCACGGGGATCTTGGAGTAGATGAGGGCGCTGGTCATAGCCCGATCCTCCTGCATGGTGAAAGGATTGATGCAGCCCACACACGAACACACGGCCTCCGGGATGTCCACGGGCTTGCGGTCCTCATCGTGGTTGATTCTGGTCAAAGGCAttcaaaaaattacattaaaaaggtagAAATAAAATAGGCCTATGTATAAACTAAAGTTtgaggtcggtaagattttttttcctaattttttttaggctgcatttagGCTGCTTTAGGATGCAAGGATTTAAAGcaatttaaagcaaaatattttatgcaaggatgcataaaataatttacaatgatacaaataatttctgttttaattaattttgaggtCTCTCAATCTACAATCAGAACATAGGGgttaatattaatatagtaatttTCATAATGTTTGCATTTCAAAGATGAAACTAACAATGAACTCTGTATGACACCCACCTGTAGGACCAGGGAGAAAGGCTGCGACTGTTGGACATCCAAAGTTTGCGATCCACCACACATGTGTTTATGGATAAGTTGGGATTGTTTCGGACCTGAGACACCATGTCCTCAATACTCTTGTCAAAGTCAGTTTCAACAGCACCGGGCATCACACCTGATTCTGGACCTGTCATCATTGGATCCGGTGAGATTTTGACAGACGTGGCGTTCCGGCGAGGATGTGACTCCAGTTTCCGTCTCCGAGACTTTCCTTCTCTATTGGTGTACTTTGTGTCAGTGGGCACAAACAGGTTCCCCACCATCAGGACCATGAACACCTGCAATATGAAGTACAGAGGCTTTAATTTAATTCTTATAATGCTTTACCGAGTAAACACATATTTCACTTTTCTGATACTCACCTTATTCCATATATTTTTCCACATTGTTTTCAGTCAGAGTGCAATAAGTTGTCACATTTGTCTCCTCGCTGTGTATGTATTGAATGGAAGGAGCGTGGGATTACTCATACTGAAGTGTCACGCCTCACACTGACACAGTAGCCTACAgggacacacctgaaccaaacaGTTCAAGGTGGGGCCACATCAAGATATATAGCTATATACAAGAATAATCCTATTCTTCTTACCCTCTCAAAcacattagatagatagatagatagatagatagatagatagatagacagaaagatagatagatagataaagataTAAACagatatacactcttaaaaatttaGGTGCTTTAAAAGGTTCTTCAAAAGATGCCATATAAGAACCATTTTTGTTTTCACAAAGAACAATTCAGTCAACGGTTCTTttaagaaccatctctttcttaccttttaataatctgaagaactttcTTTCACCAATAACAACCTTGCGTGAAACAGAAAGATTCTTTAGATGTTAAAGGCTTttcatggaaccatttagacaaaaaggttcttctggcatcatgaagcacctttatttttaagagtgtataagatagatagatagatagatagatagatagatagatagatagatagatagatagatagatagatagatagatagatagtaagtTAATCATTAGTTAAAAGAGAGTGTATTATTGCAAATTTACAGGTGTATGAGAGGTTTTCAATAGAATCTTGTCCAATTTCACAGAGCACTAACCTCTGTACCTTTGTTGTTTTCATGTGTGTCTATTCAATCGTATGCACTCAAAAGACCCTTTTTATTCTTAAGTCCTAAAGCCCAGAGAGAACAAACAACCAGACAGAGCTTTATGCTCCTTAGACCCATTCTGTGAACCAAACTACAGGCTAAAGAACACTGTCTACATCTACAGATTTGGTCAATCCATGTTTTCCCCTGATCTTGCTCATTCAATGctttattcattttcacaatGGACGGCTATGAGCTGTGTAAAAGAACACCTGCTCGTATGACATGTCCGGGCAGTGTAGACCTGCAGAATCAAAGAGAACAGTTGTGGCAAACtgtgttttgctatttttgaagGCTGGTTGGATAAAAGccagaaaaacagacacacataataTTGTGTTGAATGAAAACTGTTTTCAAACTCATTGACAATTATATCATTCTAATAAAATGGCTAGTGACTCAGATTTgccttcttttttcttctgtaatcTTTTGACAAAGGAAGtcccaagcatttttttttttctttgttaaatcaCCTGTGAAACTTCACAAGACATTGTGATGTTTGGGAGTGAATGAAAGACAGCAAGACTGTAACTTTGTTCAATGGATAGTCCAGCGAAAAATAGATTCCGTCATTATTTACTCTCTCGTGTGGTTTCCAAACTTGTATAACTTTTCATATAAGTTTTCTCTGGAatgtaaaataagatattttgaataatgtaattaaacattattcaacttatggtaaaaaaaaaaatatatatatatacagtggagGTCAATGGGAAACAAAACTGTTTGGTAATCAGCATTCTTcaatatatcttcttttgtgtttca contains:
- the LOC113058133 gene encoding interleukin-17B-like; the encoded protein is MWKNIWNKVFMVLMVGNLFVPTDTKYTNREGKSRRRKLESHPRRNATSVKISPDPMMTGPESGVMPGAVETDFDKSIEDMVSQVRNNPNLSINTCVVDRKLWMSNSRSLSPWSYRINHDEDRKPVDIPEAVCSCVGCINPFTMQEDRAMTSALIYSKIPVRRILCHRPTRKPTKNKKCVPRYRSVVESIAVGCTCIVG